One Shewanella sp. MR-4 DNA window includes the following coding sequences:
- the ubiG gene encoding bifunctional 2-polyprenyl-6-hydroxyphenol methylase/3-demethylubiquinol 3-O-methyltransferase UbiG → MQQSTNVDPQEIAKFERMAETWWDLNGEFKPLHLLNPLRLNYIDQTAGGIFGKKVLDVGCGGGILSESMARIGAVVDGLDMGEEPLEVARLHALETGVSINYVKNTAEAHREDHREYYDVVTCMEMLEHVPDPQSVIQACCDMVKPGGFVFFSTINRNIKSFVETIIGAEYLLKMLPIGTHDHNKFIKPSELMALVDNTDLLCKDALGITYNPLTGIFKYTPKVDVNYMIATQKVD, encoded by the coding sequence AGTACCAACGTAGACCCGCAGGAAATCGCAAAGTTTGAACGTATGGCCGAAACCTGGTGGGATCTTAACGGCGAGTTTAAGCCGCTGCATCTATTAAATCCCCTGCGCCTTAACTATATCGATCAAACGGCAGGCGGGATTTTTGGTAAGAAAGTGCTAGACGTCGGCTGCGGCGGCGGCATTTTATCCGAAAGCATGGCGCGCATCGGCGCGGTCGTTGACGGCCTCGATATGGGTGAAGAACCATTAGAAGTCGCGCGTTTACATGCATTGGAAACTGGCGTGAGCATCAACTATGTCAAAAACACTGCCGAGGCCCATCGAGAAGATCACCGCGAATACTACGATGTGGTGACTTGTATGGAGATGCTCGAGCATGTGCCAGATCCGCAATCGGTCATTCAAGCCTGCTGCGATATGGTTAAACCCGGCGGTTTTGTGTTTTTCTCAACCATCAACCGTAATATTAAGTCTTTTGTCGAGACCATTATCGGCGCCGAGTACCTATTAAAGATGCTGCCAATTGGCACCCATGACCATAATAAGTTCATCAAGCCATCGGAACTCATGGCCTTAGTCGATAACACCGATCTTCTCTGCAAAGATGCACTTGGGATCACCTATAACCCACTGACGGGGATCTTTAAGTACACCCCAAAGGTCGATGTTAACTATATGATTGCGACGCAAAAGGTAGATTAA
- a CDS encoding HAD family hydrolase, producing MSLAEVKGVLFDLDGTLADTAPDLVQALNLSLSDVGIAAKPLADMRSAASHGSFALVDAAIPGADDALRTQVQQGLLAHYQRINGDHCQLFDGIAPLLDWLELCRVPFGVITNKPARFTRPLLHKLKLSSRMPVMISGDSTRFPKPHTAPMLLGAQQLQCHPQQILYLGDAERDLLAAQAAGMLGGVALWGYLSEADTPDAWPAYAQFNSPSSLHSALSQALAK from the coding sequence ATGAGCTTAGCTGAGGTTAAAGGGGTCTTATTCGACCTTGACGGTACCCTTGCCGATACCGCGCCGGATCTGGTTCAGGCCCTTAACCTCAGTTTGTCTGATGTCGGTATCGCGGCAAAACCTTTAGCTGACATGCGTAGCGCCGCCTCCCATGGCAGCTTTGCCTTAGTCGATGCGGCGATTCCCGGCGCTGATGACGCACTGCGCACTCAAGTACAGCAAGGACTCCTCGCCCACTATCAAAGGATCAATGGCGACCATTGCCAGTTGTTTGATGGTATCGCTCCCCTGCTCGATTGGCTCGAGTTATGCCGCGTGCCGTTTGGAGTGATCACCAATAAACCCGCCCGCTTTACTCGCCCTCTATTGCATAAGCTGAAGCTCAGCTCGCGTATGCCAGTGATGATCAGTGGCGATTCGACTCGTTTCCCTAAGCCCCATACCGCACCTATGCTATTGGGCGCGCAGCAGCTGCAGTGCCATCCACAGCAAATCCTCTATCTAGGGGATGCGGAGCGGGATTTACTCGCGGCTCAAGCGGCGGGCATGCTCGGCGGTGTGGCCTTGTGGGGATATTTGAGTGAAGCCGATACGCCCGATGCATGGCCTGCCTATGCGCAGTTTAACTCGCCATCGAGTTTGCATTCGGCCTTAAGCCAAGCATTGGCCAAATAG